Proteins encoded by one window of Enterococcus faecalis:
- a CDS encoding DUF72 domain-containing protein, with product MIRLGLTSFSEHDYLTGKKRATLYEYASHLPLVEMDTAYYGIPPKERVAEWVKAVPENFRFVMKVYSGISCQGEWQTYYASEEEMITAFLESMAPLIESKKLFAFLVQFSGTFGCTKENVAYLQKIRHWFKDLPIAIELRNNSWYQPNFVKQMLQFMKENQFSLVIVDEPQIPTNPVPFYPYVTNPNLVLFRFHGRNAAGWLANDAEWRKKRTLYHYNTQEIADLSEAVLKMSQEAKEVGVIFNNNSGGDAAENALQMQKVLNLSYDDLNPKQLDLF from the coding sequence ATGATTCGCTTAGGATTAACATCTTTTAGTGAACACGACTATTTAACTGGAAAAAAACGGGCCACGCTTTATGAATATGCCAGTCATTTACCACTAGTTGAAATGGACACGGCGTATTACGGGATTCCTCCCAAAGAACGAGTAGCTGAATGGGTCAAAGCAGTTCCCGAAAACTTTCGCTTTGTCATGAAAGTTTATAGTGGAATCAGTTGTCAAGGTGAGTGGCAAACCTATTATGCAAGTGAAGAAGAAATGATCACCGCTTTTTTAGAAAGTATGGCCCCATTAATTGAAAGTAAAAAATTATTTGCCTTTCTGGTACAATTTTCAGGAACATTTGGTTGTACGAAAGAAAATGTCGCTTACTTGCAAAAAATTCGTCACTGGTTTAAAGACCTACCCATCGCCATTGAATTACGAAATAATTCATGGTATCAACCAAACTTTGTAAAACAAATGTTGCAATTTATGAAAGAAAATCAATTTTCACTTGTGATTGTAGATGAACCGCAGATTCCTACGAATCCAGTACCCTTTTATCCGTATGTAACGAATCCTAATCTCGTGCTCTTCCGGTTTCACGGACGTAATGCGGCTGGCTGGTTAGCCAATGATGCAGAGTGGCGTAAAAAAAGAACCCTCTATCATTATAATACGCAGGAAATCGCTGATTTAAGCGAAGCTGTTTTAAAAATGTCGCAAGAAGCTAAAGAAGTGGGCGTAATTTTTAATAATAATTCTGGCGGCGATGCCGCAGAAAACGCTCTACAGATGCAAAAAGTCTTGAATTTGAGTTACGATGATTTGAATCCAAAACAATTAGATTTATTTTGA